ATGTACAGCCACGACTTCTTAAGGGAAAACGAAAACATACCATCACGTTAACCATCTTTAATATCGCCCCAAAATACCCATCAGACTTACTTAAACAGCCCTGCAACaatcgataacattttgaaaggTCTCAAAAAATGTAACAGCAAGAGTACCACACCAGACAATATCCCTTATAGCTTTATTCAAAACTTTACCATCGACACACTTGAAATactcttaaaaatttacaacACCATCTAAAACAACAACGTATTTCCACAAAATTGAAGACTGATAAGCAAACCAGGAAAAAACAAATTCTCATCTAAAGGTTACCGGCCCATTTcacttttaaatacattatgtaaACTCCTAAAGAAAATCGTAAACCAACATTTAATATGGTTTTTAGAATAGTCTTATTATCTCACCCCCCGAACAATGCGGGTTCCGGAAAAATAAAGATACATAAACTGTCTATCTAAAATACACTCGGAAATACAAAACACATACTCCGAAAATTAAACAGTCTCACTAAAGTACTTAGCCAAAAccaaatgttcaattttatcAGTAATTTTCTTAAATCAAGAACATTTCAAGTAAGAATCAACCAAACTCTATCCAAGACTTTTGCCCAGGTTAACGGAGTCCCTCAAGGATCTACAATTTCGGTTACACTTTTCCTTATAGCCATCAACAATATCACACAGAACATTTCTCCGCCCGTCCATTCTACCCACTACATGGATGACTTTAATATTCATTGCCGAAGCAAGAGCTTAGCAACTGTCTAAACCCACCTACAACAAGCCATTAACAATCTAATTAAATGGACCCAGATATCTGGCTTAACTTTCTTACCTGAAAAATCACAATGCACAGTGTTTACACGTAAGTGCGATCAAAActctataaacataaaaatgggTAATTAccaattaatgaataataataatattaatatactctgCATTACTTTCGACAAAATATGCTCCTGGACCCACCACATTAACACCTTGAAAAACTCAATCTCTCCACgtctcaatattataaaaatattatcacacACATCATGGGGTCCCAAAAATCATGTTCTATTAACAATATACATGTCACTTATACTTTCTAACCTCGACTACAGATCCTTCATTTGGACAACGGCacataaatcaaaatcaaaGAGACTAGACACAATCCACAATTTATGTCTTCGTGTGTCAGTCGGAACTTATCGTTCAAGTCCAATACCCAGTGTCTATAATCTTGTGTGTACACATTCTCTTGACATAAGAAGactcaaaataaaatgaaatcacgaattaaaattatcaagtaTCCTTCCTACTCTCGACTTCAAaccaatatttcaaattttaccaACACTACTCCAAGAACAatcttgatattttttaagtactCACTATTAGTCCCACTCTGACCCCCCAATGGAAAAATCTCTTCGAAACCAACACTGAACTTTCTATATTCAAAAAAGACGACACGCCCTCTTCATGAACATAGAAAATACAAAATCCCATCAAATTTACACATAGCTTTGACCGTTTTAGctttaagaaaatattgatattgtttGATCAAATTCTTGAGAAAAATAGATCTGCGTATAATcaaatatatctaaatttaaaaatattaatttttatttagttatacatttttatttgtgactacgttatcatcatattataataattgtaaaaatgtaagtgtTTAGTACATTTAAGGTTATAACCATGTTTGctgttgatttaaaaattgctcaataaaaaaattaatatatatttacccatataaaatattgacgatattattgattatttatgaacatttcGATTGTCATAAAAGTTACGAACACATTAAATTGTACGAATTATTGTTAATGGTTTCAtcttaaaatatcaacattacgcacttatattattatgatatgatgatagtggaatttcgttaaaaagTATAGCAACGATgcctaggtactataataatattgtaaaatgctTAATTTAGgaatttgattttgaataatgcataatatatttttttatctatatatatatataaattaatctatgtttgtctgtctgtctgtctgtgtgtgtgtgtgtcagtGTGTCCATATTACCACAGTAactattcatatatatatattattttgagatttccgTCTGTGTATGTGTCCATattaccatggcaaccattcatatattattttgagatttcTGATGGAATTGTTCGTATATAAATAGTTGCTATGCTGatatgtaaaacatattattcatatagagtAGGCAATTTTAATGGGCAACGGGTGGACGGTATCAGCTATAGATTCCTAAAAACTTGAAGCAAGTTCCTAAgaaccaattaaaaaatatcaaaaatacagttacaacatttttttataagcgttagatattagtataatttatagtgtgTTATTATTCAGTAAATAATTGATAGAGCTATGACatgctattttatattttttcgctaGCTCAGAAATATTAAGGTttggtatattaataaattattgtcattgattttataatcaaaatacattCCGGCCACATAGTTTAattcgtataaatattaaatgaaaccTACATTATATAAGTGTCATCATGTATGTGATatcatgaatttattattgcttttatttTCTAGTAATTATGTTGTTTAGTGAttagtataatttgtaaatgtgtaaattgtttaaatcaaTACTTCCAgccaaatcgtttttttttaaattcatcacAAATATATTGTCTGTTATTAGTTCATACAAATACTAATAGGtacaaattaacttaaaaaactaCTGTTTGATGTGAATGTCACGCTTCAAGTGAtagtttttgaaacaataattcaataactCTGGACTGATTTATATTAGATAGTCTACAACAACTGGAGTGATGAgttctcaattatttttaacttgacAACATTTTCGCAGTCCAAAATACACAatgattatattcaatattttaaatagaaaattgtgTAATCCACttagtttttaaaacattgatatGTTAACCATACGATATgtagtatttaattatgtataatatgacgaATTAGCAAATTGGTATTAagaaacaactatattatgtacatagtaCATGGCAGAATAAACACTTTAAACAGTGctgccataatattatgttaacataaatttattttatatatcccTTGTGCGTCCGTTTGTGTAATGTCACATTTCTGCTCAAAGTGAACGACTTGTGGCATATATCGCACACGTGtggtttttcgccagtgtgtgtgaATCTATGTTTTTTCAAACTTCCACTTTCATTGAATGACTTGTCACAGACATCGCACGCGTAcggtttttcgccagtgtgcGTGCGTCGATGTATCGTCAATTTACCACTTTCACTGAATGACTTGTCACATACATCACACGCGTACGGTTTTTCACCAGTGTGCATGCGACAATGTATCTTCAACTGACCACTTTGCCTAAACGACTTGTCGCACACATCACACGCGTACGGTTTTTCACCCGTGTGTGTGTGCCGATGTCTTGTCAAACTTCCACTTACAGAAAACGACTTGTCGCATATATCGCACGCGTACGGTTTTTCGCCAGTATGTGTTCGCTTGTGTGCCGTCAAATTGCTACTTACGGAGAACGACTTGTCGCATATATCGCATGCGTAcggtttttcgccagtgtgtgttcGCTTGTGTGCCGTCAAAGTACTACTTGTAGAGAACCACTTGTCACATACATCGCACGGATAAAGTTTCATTTCCATTTGTCCGCTGGTTTGTCGTCAGTCTTCTTCTACcagtaaataatgtatttaacacttaattgttattaatatacaattttttgtttagttaCTATGCTATTCTGTTTTTAATCGATTGGAATTTATTGACGTTAACAGGTTTTTTAGCCAGTACTTGTTGTATTGCTTTTTAAATGTtagaatagaatagaatatattatacaataatatatacaattatctgGCAGGGTCGCACtaagtataaaaagaaataCACGTATTGGCAAAACTGACGGACTATAATACtgtcatataaatattagagGACAAAGAATGGCATTTAATGTTCACgatgataaaatagtattatgtaactttagttgctatcaccaataataatatacaatgcatggtatataattcaataatacttactgtcatattattataatttaataatgtaaaaccaGAGGCACATGTAATAATAGaatgatacaaatatataaaggAACATAGAAAACACAAAAACCCATCAAATGTATGCGTAGCTTTAGGCAGTTTTAgcttttagaaaatattaatagcgTAGAATCAACTTCTTGAAAAAAACAGATAATATGCGTATATTCAAAATTAcctaactttaaaaattattatttttacttagctatacatttttatttgtgacTAGCTGATTCCATGCACTTCGTTACcagttaaatgtacaaactgtatacgactcaaactttgttcaatgcattatttaatattcggtgtatgatgttttagattcatcttaacttttctgtttcccggaataaaaattcttattcgcagcagtatattatcaggtagacaAACGAACAgtaattcatttatatatatatatatggactgttatcataatattataataattgtaaaaatgttagaAAATTAAATCTAATAACCATGTTAgttgttgatttaaaaattgatcaataaaaaaaaataattatatatttaccaatataaaatattgacgatattattgattatttatgaacattttggTTGTCATAAAAGTCACGAATATACTAAATTGTacgaattattgttataatgatttatcataaaatatcaacattacgcgcttatattattatgatattattatattgatcttttgttaaaaatataatcgaaATGATActtaggtactaataatattataaaattcttgATTTTGGATAAcgcatgttatatttttttttataggttataattactgataattattacaaaccCTTATGCCCAACTTGTAACTTTCCTCTGATGGCCAAACACATTCTAACTGAATGTAGGAAGTAAGAACCACAGCGTCTGAAGTACAGTTTAACTCACCATTTGGCTGAAAATCTAAACGccagtataataaaatttagtaatgtagtattgtagtcatataatatataatattacaaatgtagaatgtatacattgtaatatataatgtaataggtacattataggtgtctataatgtattaagtacttacactattaattttatatgtctatcttttgttattttttttctctattattatagttataagtttccataatatagataaccagacgaaaatttatcaaaatctttgATTGTAAATTGTGATGTTtaagaaacataatttataagatgCGCATTTATgttcttttataatttacttctTGTCTAttaaagttttaagttttatttttaaatctacaaaaaataataattaccagtCAACtaaatccaaataaaaattattgtagaaataaaaggtttttttacttataacagataatatttaatggcaaatattatgtgtagtgtataatattaagttgtttttaatatcaCATTGATGCATGCATATTTTGGTAGTTatcagtgcatatattttattctattttatttatttcagtgtcattaaattataatacaataatagctATAGAAATATTAAGAGCTGATACGTATACAAACTCAAGCTAAGCTCGTATCTAGTATAcggagcataatatattaactatattaatataattatatattttaacataatgtgACAACTTATCTACATACATTATGAGGTACCTACGAGTACCGGATAACGTTTTGAggacataatacaatataatacctacaatacaaTAGTAAATCGACCGTGGCAAACTGCAATAATAGGACCACAAGATTATATTAAACGCTCGTGTCCGCACGTGGGATCGAAATTTGCAGCGATTCAAGTTGACCAAAATGTACAAATAAGGCGCGAACCGCCGCGATATTTGCAAAGACGTTTCCGGCGGCGGTGGTGCATTTACGATAACCGCGGTCGCTGATGGTTAGGTTATATATcccaccattataataatatacctgtacaatattattctgaAAGGCGCCATTaccacatcatattatactagtatatCATACGATATCACTGATACGATAAAACAAACGGTAGCATATGGatggaatatattatagcttTTCGATATCGTGGCGTTCTTCGGGGTATGAGTAGGATCGATCAACCCTGTggtctttattttataatctggaATAACAGGTGGTATGTAGTTTTGGTTTTGGAGTGTGTTATTCATGCATTTacgatcaatattataattagtggccaataatacataggtatgcacctactttgtgatgattaataattaatataatattttagtttgttatatttttattttaaatttttaattacgatAACTTAAAGGTCATTTAAAAATTGCcagacaaaatatacaaaaaaaatgtaactaattccttatttaatattttccaatcatttaaaacaatatgcaCCAGTATTGACATATACTCCGTTCCAAACTTTGTATCTAACGGAAACGCAATGATAGAAgtgaaacataaaacatttactaatttgacttattatttttcttataatttaaaatggtttttttagaatagcttttaatttttttttaaataataagtaaaaataatatttattgagatGTATAAATTGTACATGATAGTGTTATCGGTGGGAGGATGGGGACTAGGAGTCGGCTAGGATTAAACGGCTAACtttgcaataatttttttatttcccaCTCCGTTAAAAATCATGGAAACGCAACTGCTTCCCAAACTGAAATCTCACCCATGGACGATAATGTAATTTTCTTATCGCGGCCGTTAAAGGATATTTTGGAAAACGACatacataaaattgtatgttcatAATGTAGTCGATAAGGCTTTATACAACAACATCATTTATCtaacaaattatgaaattatgatcataaaataatatgaggtAACAATATAATGAAAACTAAATATTCTAACTATGcagtgtaatattaattttgtttcttataaaataaagcgtatatttacattttaaacacgagtagttattaaaacattgttaatatataggtatatgaaactttatacataattttttttatacaaaattggtgctctttagtattatattatattatatttcggttCCTAAACCaaagttttaaaaaagtaagagtagaacaaaatatgttttgatatttaaataacatttgtgGGTACAGTGGACACAAAGGTATTCCTGCGTATCAGCTGAGTGCAATGGCAATTTAAAAtgcacattttttataaaacgtaaAAAACAATCGTAAATCAATTTTACACACTATGTCTTTTTGTGTTGATGTTACATTTTAAACCGTAAACTGACATATTTATGACattgaaaaatcattattttattttcaaaaaacatgtcTAATATCGGCTATCACTTAACAATTGTTTGGATAAATTAGCAGATTTTGAATACTTGTCCAGCTTCTTAATATTGTTGGACGGAAATGTATAGAGTTCCGAtctttgaatttgaattttcataGCTGGCCATCATAGGGGCATCTAACTTAACTATGTAGTTGATTTTAATAATCCATAATAACTTTCTAACTTAACAAGTTGAATTTAATGCGTAAAATATACTAATCTGACGTGGTAAAAACAAAGAGTAACTAGATAGGTagttatttttcagtttttttttactgcaaaaATCTCAATGTTCCGTATGACTGCCAATTGCTGACtgggtaaataattaataggtaacacaaatttagtatttattgatggtttatacatttcttatgtttaagttgaaatattatttcttaccGATCTCTATTGTATTGCTTGTAATGCACAGTTCAAaccatatgaatataataatatgtgtttaatgTTCATAGTTAGCacctataataattgtcaatCAGCTTAATTCAGTGGTCTCAAACATGTGGCCCGTAAATCCTTCagtgattaaataattttttataatttttttttttttaataaaaattattaaatattaaacaaacaatgaatatttacatatttgtcGTACTTAGGATATAATACAGAAATAcggttatattaaaataattatagtcgacagaagaaataaatgttttcttcgtttattttgtattaagtaaagatgagtaaaaaaaaaagttgtttttccCGTGGACCTTTTacgtacaaataatatatggcCCGATGGTAATTTGAGTTTGAGACCAttgatttaatgtaataaataactactttatatttgaacaattgggttattaaatttatacattaaagatataaaaatagtaacttCTAACTTAAGTTTTGTTTTTCACCAACTAACTTCTAACTAACTAAGTTATAAATTCGAAAGATTTCATAAGCTAACTTATGTTCTAACTTagttagtttatattatgtcaaaGCAACTATTACCTTAAtctaaacgaaaaaaaaagacaaaCTTGCCCAGCTTTGGAACGTATCATTGTCGTGGCAACATATATACTTTCGGACACCACCAACGCTCGTTCTGCTACGGACAAATATTTCAAGAGCTTTATCAATTATTGTCAAAGGTATAAAGTGCTTTTCGGTGTATGCATGTGTAATCGCTTCGTTATTACTAACCGTACACTCAGGgcctacaaaatgtataataacgttatatttgacaaaaaaacgattgaaatttgtaaacataattataacggaaagcgataatcaaaaataattaaataccgtgAAACAAAACATAgcgattaataaaatatattataatatatcattgaacaaaaaataacacaaacgaaatattttgaaatctatttaattaaattgtctaTTGgcttcgtagaaacatttaattcatgcgaacaatctaagaattgattattttatattccgtatccgggccgttacctacccgcattagttattatattagattctgagcaaagcgataaatgtattgattttagggttctaaatttgaaatatttcacttgaaatttttttttttgtgactgtcatcaccttttaggacagtaaaagtgctcggattttcttcaacagtaacttttctagacaggaaagtgaatctagttggtactttgggaggtcaaaagtaaacatttctaagtagttttcaaaagcgacgagaaaaacaaaagaaaaattaaggaaaaacgggaatttttacgcaaaatctgtttttgagaaaatcgatttcggtttttggtgtaactctaaatcaaattaccgtaggtacatgacattttgactgaatttatattagcattttctatacaacataacatattccaaatattttgacttattttgagctgtttacggacattttcagtttccattttttttagttttttttctataaatatcaataaaattttatttgttggttaaaaaagcttgaaagtttaatagaaggctcctaggttattgtttcaaaggcagatgaaaaaagtcacagtttttatttataagcatttaaagtttaaatcttgacaaaataagaaaaaatcacgaaaattagcaaattattttgagttgataattcataaaaatttttctttttaaatcgaagatttgaaaatgtaatacaagattatccatacgtttgtctacttttatctaaaataaaatgtctacatgaaagttaaattaaatttttatgagcatttgaaattcatatttttacaacattttatattcactcgatttctcatgtaacgattttgctattttgttgttcttcaaaaacgaataactgtagatacatgaaaattgtactgaatgtatatatttttatattccatacacgataacattttgaaaatattttgactctttttgagctgtttacggacattgtgagttttcaattttttagttttttttctataaatattaatagaatgtTATGTGTTgcgtaaaaaagcgtgaaaatttaattcaaggctcttgatatatttttacaatatcagttgaaaaatgttaaaaatacataggcacaatttttttttataagcatttaaagtttaaattttgacaaaattgtttttaaggaACTAACAATTAAATTCTTTCTTAGTTTATATGTCACAGCAACTTAACTTTATCTAGTTTAAGGAATTACTAACTGGCACAGCTTTGAAATTTATAACCATCATGGCTTATACTATATCGACACTAGGTATTATGATAGgtagatacctaattattaatttaatccaACATTTTACATTTGAACTAATgggtttttaaattcatattataaaattataataaaaactaacgtATAACTTATAATCTAACTAGAGCTATTTTTTCACCTAGTAAATTctaactaggtacctaactaaGTTAGGAGTTCGAGAAATTTCATGAACGAAGTTGCATTCGAACTTGGTTGATTAGTTTTTATGTCAAAGAAACTCAACCTCAAATAcctagatgaaaaaaaaaataaccaacttGCCTTGAATTTTGAAGTTACTTGCACTTTCTAGTTCTTCAACGACGAGCTTTGTTGACGGCCAAAGGTAAAAAGTGCTTATCGATGTATGCATGTGTATAGTGTAAAGGTGTAGTACGCTTCGTTATAACTGACCGTACACTATAGcgacactattataatatgtaggtacataatactataataatggtGTTATTTGgggcagtatatatatatatataatgtataccagGTATACACCCGGTAATCGAGTGTCATCATTATCGGATAATGATTATCGTACACATAAAACGCTCATCTCATTCGTGGAAATGGTGacagagtaggtacctacgtcacaTCGTCGCGCCAATgaggataggtacctatatcgttCAAaccgtacttataatatatatttttgacggtagatgtataaaataatattatacttacacggCAATATAATgctctgtaatattattgtagtccaATGACAATGCGTATTGGTTATTGGATTCGTGTAATGACCTATACCTTTGTGGTCGTTTCACTAATGATGGTTGTGACTCACTTGTGAGGCGTCATTTTTATTCGTCTGAACACAGATAAATGAACACATTTATATGAATTTCGACGATGAAGATGTGCTAGAAATCAGCAGTTTTATACACAAAAGCGCATTACacaacggaaaaaaaaaactatttccaAGGCATTTAGTTTGACGTTTGTAATATTGGGTAGGTACTcatcagatattatattattatatgccacCCGCATGTGCGCATaacattatagttatttatgatTTCGGTCTTTGTAAAACGAACCACAAAATATGGTTCTTATAAGTGATTTTTCAGCGGTGATCATGTATATATGTGgcctataattattgtacgatattattaaaGTAGACTTCAAAAGCTGCAGGGTCTTAAAGGATGACATCGCATTCGGTGAcgttagttatttaaatttatttaatattaaaacgtatattgcattatgtacctacctacatattattattattataatacagctgtttaaaaacaataataatataggtatctttATCACATTCGTGTTATGAAATGATAACGattgtgacatttttttaattacacgaaaacaatttattttcgcACAACGCCTTTTGGACGATTAACGCGTGGTTTTACGGTTAATTGCGAATATGGTAGTTATTccgactaaataataaatacgtgaAATCAACGAATTAGCGCGTAAGTGCCTACACCCGCGTACGACCATTACCCTGAAAACGCCACTATAAGGATTCCCCTTTAACactttaaaacaatattcattCCTCAGCGAAGGCATactcaacattttaattacacAGGTTATTAACGTTTTTGAGGGCTCACACGCCAAAATCCCCGAGGTTAAgtcatattttgataaatgcAAAATTTACAAATCGAGTAAGAGATAGCAGGCACgagcattataaaaaaatataaaaatataatatacgtgagaTCAGCTATGCGCATTTACTCGAGTAAAACAAATTCCGCTAATCACACGAGTATAGAGACGAACAGTACTGTAGTAATAAATCAAAACGAtgctttaatataattaatgctgGTACTACTACGATTTGCATTATTCTACAACACTACCTACCCCTTagtgtacatttttatgtaatgcCTTAGAACGAAAGaaattcatttttgtattaatacacTGCtgctgcatattattatttaaaagaaattcgCTAATAAAAGtacgtaaattaaattttctttacTCCTCTGGATGGAATAGAGCATATTATAAAGAcgtagaatttattttaaagaaattgcATCTCTgactaaaaaacaataattcacaataaaatattgtagtgaAATTTATTGCTTTTACTTTCTCGATTTTTTCTCAACACAGAATAAACCCAACTATACCATATCATTTAACTTATCGTTGAGTAAAtctcatttattttatgttttgttactTCCTGTGGAATTAATTATACGAAATTATGACAGTTAATAACGTAGTTTTTCCAAGGACTTAATgctttcattgttattattaaatgttcttattttagtaaaacatttttcgtaCAAAAAGGTTAGGTAGGTAATCAAAACCTTacacattataatgatatacgaACGCATATTCgtttagtataatacattttatgacgATTTAGTGCACTTGGTAATAATATGTCCACATAAATAAATCACAAACTGTTTTAACTCGAATTAAGTAgagttagtaaaaaaaaaaatttatcgtcAAGTGTTACgagttaataatagtttttaaataacctatttaaattAGTGAAGTTAACTAAGTTGCTTCCATGGATTATCAATTACTTTCCCTCCTTCGTTTAACCCTTAGGATACAATTTGTAGAGGtgtgtcaaattaaattaatatataggtacctgaataataaaaagataaaatatttttcaactaaacacatataaaaatgtatataattatatatataggtacctaactataataatattatatagttgtaaaatatCTACTAGTCGTATGATTaaaccaaaatgtattttaacacATACTATTTTGTCAAACTGGTGATAAGTAAGTAGTAAGTATCTATCttaagatttaatataatttgatttatacatgagattaaaatataataatttatatgatgggatcaatagtttttatagtgattacaatttatttgaaaatattatgtaattaattataaaataatatattataaatattaaaatatgtgatgTGAAATAGATACTGCAGATACCAACCAGGTACAACAAGTTTATAGGACTTCTACTTATACCAGTACCAAAGTACCTATAACTACTTActgattaaaaatgttaaaaaacaataaaaaaaataaatagattagcTCATGTGTACTAACCACTATGCTATACAATAGTTGTCGTCCACGCAATGGATTTGTTACaatcgaattcaatgatattaaaaatataaaatcattgaatacgaaaaacaattttgagcaAATACTATtctatacttaattatattttatgatattactgctataaatttaattataaaatataatattatttaactattaagaatacagtatacctattttatattaatttttttagaaaacattgcatttgaaaatgtcattgtgacgataatatttttaaat
This genomic window from Metopolophium dirhodum isolate CAU chromosome 1, ASM1992520v1, whole genome shotgun sequence contains:
- the LOC132953714 gene encoding zinc finger protein ZFP2-like, translating into MEMKLYPCDVCDKWFSTSSTLTAHKRTHTGEKPYACDICDKSFSVSSNLTAHKRTHTGEKPYACDICDKSFSVSGSLTRHRHTHTGEKPYACDVCDKSFRQSGQLKIHCRMHTGEKPYACDVCDKSFSESGKLTIHRRTHTGEKPYACDVCDKSFNESGSLKKHRFTHTGEKPHVCDICHKSFTLSRNVTLHKRTHKGYIK